The Pelodiscus sinensis isolate JC-2024 chromosome 30, ASM4963464v1, whole genome shotgun sequence genome has a window encoding:
- the LOC142821125 gene encoding olfactory receptor 10D3-like, producing MGLVNRTQVTHFILLGIPNTEGFQTILFFTFLAFYLCTLLGNLLIFSAVLADPHLHTPMYFFLCNLAMLDIGISSISIPKLLDNLWANSRTISLGGCMAQIFFFHFLGSTESLLLTVMAFDRYVAICHPLRYLLIMNHRVCAILTASSWIASSFHATIVTSLTFTLPYCGSNVVDYFLCDIFPVAKLACADTYILETVTFTNIGVVPMIYFILILMSYTRIISCILKMNSGEGRRKVASTCASHLAVVTIFFGPCALIFFPPEMSKVLVTPVNIFGNLVMPMVNPAIYTLRNKEVKAALRKLRGSQRPAG from the coding sequence ATGGGGCTGGTGAATCGCACCCAGGTGACTCATTTCATCCTCTTAGGGATCCCCAACACTGAGGGCTTCCAGACCATCCTCTTCTTCACCTTCTTAGCCTTCTACCTCTGCACCCTGCTGGGCAACCTGCTCATCTTCTCAGCCGTCCTCGCTGACCCCCacctgcacacccccatgtacttcttcctctgcAACCTCGCCATGCTGGACATTGGCATCTCTTCCATCAGCATCCCCAAATTGCTGGACAACCTCTGGGCCAACAGTAGAACCATCTCGCTGGGTGGGTGCATGGCCCAGATCTTCTTCTTCCACTTCCTGGGCAGCACCGAAAGTTTGCTTCTCACAGTCATGGCCTTTGAccggtacgtggccatctgccacccgctgCGCTACCTGCTCATCATGAACCACCGGGTGTGCGCCATCCTGACCGCCAGTAGCTGGATCGCCAGCTCCTTCCACGCCACCATCGTCACCAGCCTGACCTTCACGCTGCCCTACTGCGGGTCCAACGTGGTGGACTATTTCCTCTGCGACATTTTCCCTGTGGCCAAGCTGGCCTGCGCGGACACGTACATCTTGGAGACTGTGACCTTCACCAATATTGGGGTGGTGCCCATGATctacttcatcctcatcctcatgTCCTACACACGGATCATCTCCTGCATCCTGAAGATGAATTCAGGTGAAGGGCGCCGCAAAGTGGCCTCCACTTGTGCCTCCCATCTGGCTGTGGTCACCATATTTTTTGGGCCCTGCGCGTTGATCTTCTTTCCCCCAGAGATGAGCAAAGTGCTGGTGACCCCTGTGAACATTTTTGGCAACCTGGTCATGCCCATGGTGAACCCGGCCATCTACACGCTGCGCAACAAGGAGGTGAAAGCAGCtctgagaaaactgagagggagtCAGAGGCCTGCAGGTTGA
- the LOC102460290 gene encoding olfactory receptor 1E16-like, giving the protein MQRAEEGNQTLITEFILLGFGNGPELQPLLFLFFLASYIVTVAGNILIIVLVVSDPHLHTPMYYLLCNLACVETCYSSIFLPRLLVSLVTGDRTISVKGCIVQLYFFGIMSNTESLLLTAMSYDRYIAICHPLRYTVLMSGKICSQLVALSFLCSLLSCTILNIFFFQLTFCGSNEIDHYFCDFSPVIKVSCSDTRILQLVTYVVASLGTLVPCLLTLVSYIYIISTILRIPSSIRRQKAFSTCSTHLIVITVFYGAVIAVYMVPTANMPKVLHKIFSLYYIVLTPLINPIIYCLRNKEINKSLRKAFLKKRSTNEGQDLLPSTMNGNDAFYGDKICASYAAYC; this is encoded by the exons TTCTTTCTAGCGAGCTACATTGTGACTGTGGCTGGGAACATCCTCATCATTGTGCTAGTGGTGTCTGACCCAcatcttcacacccccatgtactattTACTGTGCAACTTGGCCTGCGTGGAGACCTGCTACAGCTCCATCTTTCTGCCCCGGCTGCTGGTCAGTCTCGTGACAGGGGACAGGACCATCTCTGTGAAGGGCTGCATCGTCCAATTGTATTTCTTTGGTATCATGTCAAATACAGAATCGCTGCTGCTCACGGCCATGTCCTACGACCGGTACATAGCCATCTGCCACCCTCTCCGCTACACTGTTCTGATGAGTGGCAAGATCTGTAGCCAGCTGGTGGCACTGTCCTTCCTATGTAGCTTACTGAGCTGCACCATCCTGAATATTTTCTTCTTCCAATTAACGTTTTGTGGGTCCAATGAAATCGACCATTACTTCTGTGATTTCTCACCCGTGATAAAGGTGTCCTGCAGCGACACCCGGATTCTGCAACTGGTGACATATGTTGTGGCTTCCCTAGGAACACTTGTGCCCTGTCTACTCACTCTGGTGTCCTACATTTATATCATCAGCACCATCCTGAGGATCCCCTCCAGCAtcaggaggcaaaaggccttttctaCCTGTTCCACTCACCTCATTGTAATTACAGTTTTCTATGGGGCTGTGATTGCTGTGTACATGGTTCCAACAGCCAACATGCCCAAGGTCCTGCACAAAATATTCTCCCTCTACTACATCGTCCTGACTCCCTTgatcaaccccatcatctactgCCTAAGAAACAAGGAGATCAACAAGTCCCTGAGaaaagcttttctgaaaaagaga TCAACGAATGAGGGTCAAGATCTTTTGCCAAGCACCATGAATGGAAACGATGCCTTTTATGGAGATAAGATTTGTGCGTCGTATGCCGCCTACTGTTAA